A stretch of the Sulfurospirillum sp. UCH001 genome encodes the following:
- a CDS encoding DedA family protein, producing the protein MEDILSSLSTYGYIILFLYSFGGGMVAIIAAGVLSYAGKMDLSASIAVAACANIIGSSFLFYMGRYNKKALMPYIRDHRRKLALSHILMKKYGDKIIFIQKFIYGLKTLVPMTIGLTKYPQVKFHILNTISAIVWAVVLGIGSFMTGDILMRIAAYFSENTFLAPLILLSIIGLIWFYFQTATKKKN; encoded by the coding sequence TCTACGTATGGATATATTATCCTTTTTTTATATTCGTTTGGCGGCGGTATGGTCGCCATTATTGCTGCTGGAGTGCTATCATATGCAGGTAAAATGGACTTAAGTGCATCAATCGCAGTGGCAGCGTGTGCGAATATCATCGGTAGTTCATTTTTATTTTATATGGGACGTTACAATAAAAAAGCGTTAATGCCTTATATTAGGGATCATCGAAGAAAGTTAGCACTCAGTCATATTTTGATGAAAAAGTATGGAGATAAAATTATTTTCATTCAAAAGTTTATTTATGGGCTAAAAACACTTGTGCCTATGACCATTGGATTGACAAAGTATCCACAAGTGAAATTTCATATACTCAATACAATTTCAGCTATTGTTTGGGCCGTAGTTTTAGGTATAGGAAGTTTTATGACAGGCGATATTTTAATGCGCATTGCTGCGTATTTTTCTGAAAATACCTTTTTAGCACCATTGATTTTACTCTCTATCATTGGGCTTATCTGGTTTTACTTCCAAACTGCTACTAAAAAGAAAAACTAA
- a CDS encoding LexA family transcriptional regulator, whose product MPDILTVLNRVKDILSQELGDRKVFDKDVAEALGINQLTLATMKNRAKIPYKEILEFCAKRKISINWLLFDQVVESLQAETDKFARVHYFRDIYASAGGGALNEDEEGEMMYLDEEIVQKLGGLGMIKHIQAINVLGDSMEPTLYSGDVVFINKEYTNARKAGIYVVSTPVGLFIKRLQLHANGTVALVSDNEAYSPEIINAEDVQVLGKVVGKLSANV is encoded by the coding sequence ATGCCAGATATTTTAACGGTTTTGAACAGGGTTAAGGATATTTTATCTCAAGAATTAGGTGATCGTAAGGTATTTGACAAAGATGTTGCAGAAGCTCTTGGCATCAATCAGCTCACCCTTGCAACAATGAAAAATCGTGCCAAAATTCCGTATAAAGAAATTCTTGAATTTTGTGCGAAACGAAAAATTTCCATTAATTGGCTTTTGTTTGACCAAGTTGTTGAGAGTTTACAAGCAGAAACAGATAAATTTGCCAGAGTGCATTATTTTAGAGACATATATGCTTCAGCAGGCGGTGGTGCTTTGAATGAAGATGAAGAGGGCGAAATGATGTATCTTGATGAAGAGATTGTTCAAAAGCTGGGTGGTCTTGGAATGATCAAACATATTCAGGCTATTAATGTTTTAGGCGATTCTATGGAGCCCACACTGTACAGTGGGGATGTTGTTTTTATCAATAAAGAGTACACAAATGCACGCAAAGCAGGCATCTATGTTGTTTCAACGCCAGTAGGACTTTTCATCAAACGTTTACAACTTCATGCTAATGGAACAGTCGCTTTGGTCTCTGATAATGAAGCGTATTCACCTGAGATTATTAATGCAGAGGATGTTCAAGTTCTCGGGAAAGTGGTTGGAAAACTCTCCGCAAATGTTTAG
- a CDS encoding bile acid:sodium symporter family protein, with product MINRLNALFPLWVLLLSFCAYFLPPIFLSFKSYIAPLLMAIMFFMGVTLRLEDFARVLHRPKPIAITVALQFFIMPLSAWILSKALGFSTELLVGMILVGSVSGGTASNVITYLAKGDVALSITMTMTSTLLSVVVTPVLTLLYVGQSVPVPFNEMLMSILQIVVVPVIFGVIINYFLHESIKRYEPYLATFSMLSIVFIIAIIVAINQEHIATIGFLSIIGVVLHNSVGLASGYCVAKWLGYNHAICKTIAIEVGMQNSGLAVALAIKYFTPLSALIGAIFSVWQNISGAFLAAFWAKKRS from the coding sequence ATGATTAATCGTCTTAATGCTCTTTTCCCTCTATGGGTTTTATTACTCTCTTTTTGTGCCTATTTTCTTCCACCTATTTTTCTTTCTTTTAAAAGCTACATTGCTCCGCTTCTGATGGCTATTATGTTTTTTATGGGTGTTACTCTTCGTCTAGAAGATTTTGCACGTGTGCTTCATCGCCCTAAACCTATCGCAATTACAGTAGCATTACAATTTTTTATCATGCCTCTTTCTGCATGGATACTCTCAAAAGCACTAGGCTTCTCAACAGAATTACTAGTAGGGATGATCCTCGTAGGCTCCGTTTCAGGAGGAACAGCATCGAATGTAATTACTTACTTAGCAAAAGGAGATGTAGCGCTTTCTATCACAATGACAATGACGTCAACCCTACTCTCAGTTGTTGTAACACCTGTTTTAACCCTTTTATATGTAGGTCAAAGTGTTCCTGTTCCATTCAATGAAATGTTGATGAGCATTTTGCAAATTGTTGTTGTACCAGTTATTTTTGGAGTCATCATCAATTATTTTTTACATGAAAGCATTAAACGCTATGAGCCTTATTTAGCAACATTTTCTATGCTCTCTATTGTCTTTATTATTGCCATTATCGTGGCTATCAACCAAGAACATATAGCAACTATAGGATTTTTGAGCATCATCGGCGTTGTACTTCACAATAGCGTAGGACTTGCGAGTGGTTATTGTGTTGCAAAATGGCTTGGATACAATCATGCAATTTGTAAAACCATTGCAATTGAAGTAGGAATGCAAAACTCTGGCTTAGCTGTTGCCTTAGCTATTAAATATTTTACTCCCCTAAGTGCTCTTATTGGAGCAATTTTTAGTGTCTGGCAAAATATATCAGGAGCCTTCCTAGCAGCCTTTTGGGCAAAGAAGAGATCATAG